The Haloarcula limicola genomic sequence CATCGAGGTCGAATCGCCCGACGAGGTCGCCGAGGAAGCCGTCGAAGACGTCGCGGAAGACGTCGACGAGGCCACCGACGCGGCCGCCACCGAGGACGTCGGCACCGAGCCCGCCGCCGACGTCGAGACCGTCGACGGCATCGGCCCGACCTACGCCGACCGCCTCCACGAGGCCGGCGTCGACACCGTGGACGACCTGAAGGGATACGACGCCGCCGAGATCGCCGAACTGGCCGAGACGACCGAGTCTCGCGCCCAGGAGTGGCTCGACCAGCTGTAACTCGATCGGCGACTCTTTTTCCTCGCGCTCGCCCAAGGAGAGCCATGCGCGTCTCCGTCATCGGCGGTTCGAGAGTGTCCGACGATCAGTACCGAGAAGCACGCACCGTCGGCCGACTGCTCGCTAAAGCGGGCCACGAAGTCGTCTGCGGTGGGCTGACCGGCGTCATGGAAGCGGTCTGTCGCGGCGCGAGCGACGAGGGCGGCCACACTATCGGCATCCTCCCCGGCGAGCGCCGCGCCGCCGCCAACGACTACGTGGACACCGTCGTCGCCACCGGCCTCGGGAACGCCCGGAACGTCCTCGTCGTGATGAACGGCGCGGCGGTCATCGCCATCGACGGCAAGGCCGGAACGCTCTCGGAACTTGGCCACGCGCTCGATCTGGGCCGGCCGGTCGCGGGGCTGGGCACGCACGAACTCGACGAACTGGACGGCATCGAACACGTCGACAGCCCGGAGGCGGCCGTCGAGCACGTCGAATCGACGGTGTAGCCGCCGACGGATCACTCCAGCCAGTCGACGAAACTGCCGTCGAGAAGCGTCTCGCGCTGGTGGCGGATGTACGCCGACTGCATCCCCCAGATGGCCTCCGCCAGCGGGACCTTCTCCTCGACGCGCCGGCGGACGTACTCGTGTTTCCAGCGGGCCGGAGTGAGCCGCCGGTCGGCGCGTTCGCGCAGCGGTCGGATGTACTCGTGGGCCTCCTCCGTCGAGAGGCCGTGCAGCTCCAGTCCCTCGCGGGCCAGTTCGAACAGCTCGCCGTAGATCTCGTCGGTCGCCGTCGTCGTCTCGCCGTCGGCGGTTATCCACTCGATGTCCGCCCGTAGTCCGTCCTCGACGGCGGCGTAGAAGTTGTCCTCGGCGGTCTCCCACTCCTGTGACTGGATCGGGTGTTCGAGTTTCGGCAGGCTCTCCATCAGCCCCGCGAAGAGCGCCTCGAAGGCGATGGCGTCGTCGACGGTGGGCTGGGCCGGGAGCGGGCGGAACTCGATGCGGGCGTTGGCCGCCGAACGGGTCGCTCCCTCGAAGACCGGGCGAACCCACCGCCAGTACGAGCCGTGTTTGTGTCGCAGGTGAACGAAGCCGTCGTCGAAGCGCGTCCCGGACTGGAGTTCCATCGGGACGATGGTGTCGTCCTCGACGATGTCGTCGATGGCGTCCTCGACGGTCTCGAAATCTGGCGGGAAACAGACCTTCGGCGGCGTCGGGTCGTCTTCCGGCGGGTTGAGAACGGACTCGAAGACGCCGATGCGGTTCTCCATGTGCGCGTCGTCGACGATCTCCTCGTCGGGCGCGTCGTCGTAGAGGTCCGGCGGGAAGAACGGGGCGTTGACGCCGAGTGCCAGCACCGGCCCGGCGACGCGCAGCGCGTAGCTGAAGTACTCGGGGAGGTCCGGCGCGTGGGGGATCTGGTAGTGGGGCTGGATAGAGGTGATGAGCGCCTCGGGCATCACCGACTCCGCCCGCAGCGAGACGTGGGGCGCATCGAGTTCGAACGCCGACGGGTAGTCGGTGTTGGCCATCGTGTGATAGCGCACCGAATCGGACATGTTGGTCCCGATGCAGATGCCGTCCTCCTCGACGGCGTCACAGAGGTACTCGCGGGCGGTCTCGCCGGTCGGCGGCACCGTCCACATCCCGTCGGAGACGAGCCGGATCCCCTCGGTGCCGAGCCGTTCCTGGGCCGGCATCAGCGACGACTTCAGTTCGTGGCGCTGGGCCGCGAGCCCGTGGGAGTTCAGCGGCACGGGGCTGGTCTGCATCTCCGCGTTGTGGAGGCCGAGTTCCTTCTCGAAGCCGACGAGTTCGAGTAACTGTCTGGGCACGCGACGGAGGGCATCGGTCTGGTCGTCGACGGCGTACAGCTCCAATTCCATCCCGACGATGGCCTCGGTGTTGTCGAACGTCCCCGACCGGACCTCCTCTTTGAGCAACTCGGCCTCTTCGCGCGCTCGCGTCTGGAACGCCTCGGCGTCCACGTCGAGCGCCTGCGCGACCGCCGCGGCCAGTTCCGATGCCGACATAGCCGCCGGTTCACGGCGCGAGGTGTTAAGCGTGGCCCAGTCGCTTCGCCCGGTCGCATAGCGTCACGGAGCTACAGTAGCTCGCCGACGTCGCTCATCCCGACGTCCCCGAGATTCCAGTAACGCTTTCAGTCACAGTAGCTCGCCGACGTCGCTCACTCCCGACGTCCCCGAAATTACAGTGACACCTCGAATCACAGTAGCTCGCCGACGTCGCTCCGCGCCTCGCCCAGCGGGTCCGTCTCGCCGAGCGGCGACGACAGCGCCCCCTCGACGGCGTCTCGGGCCGCCGGGAGCGGGTCGTGGCTCTCGACGTACGCCGCCAGCGCGAAGGTCCGCTCGCCGACGCCGGTCAGTTCCATCGCGTCGCGTCGCGAGAGATCACCGGTCAACCAGTCGCGGACGATCTCGCGTCCCCGAGGCCCGACCGGCGAGACCTGCTCGCCGAGCAGGTGAAGCGTCTTGGCGGCGGTCACCGGCGGCACCTCCGCGGCGTGGCCGCAGGCGTCGACGGCGGTCCCGCCCGCGTACGCCTCGACGACGGTCGCCGCCTCGCTCGCCGAACACGGCAACGACTCCTCGAACGGGCACAGCCGCTCAGTCAGCGACGCGTCAGTGTCGTCGACGGCCGCGACCCCACACTCCCGCTGGCGTTCGGTCACCTCGATGCCAGCGGCGATTTCCGATAGCCCCATTGGAATAAATTCCTTCCTTTTTGGATTTAATACTGCCGGCTTCTCGGCGGGAGCGGAGCCGTTGCCGATCCTCGATACCTACCGGTTACCGGTAGGTAGATTGCGCCGAAAACCGCCGCACAACCGCCGTAGCATCGGTTTTTTAACCCCCTCGCCGGTCGTAGCTCGAAGTACGATGAGCGCAACGACGGCAGGCTGCCCCGAATGTGACGGATCGCTTCGAAAAGACGGCTGTGAGACGGTGTGTTCTCACTGCGGGCTCGTGGTCAGCGAGGACGCCATCGACCGCGGTCCCGAGTGGCGCAGCTTCGAGGACGACGACACCGAACGCGCCCGCACCGGCGCGCCGCTGACCCGGTCTCGCCACGACCGCGGTCTCTCGACGGAGATCGGTCGCTCGACGCGTCTCAAGGGGCGCAAGCGCCGCCAGTTCGCCCGGCTTCGCCGCGAGCACCGGCGTGCGCAGGTGAGTTCGAAACGCGAGCGAAATCAGATATACGCCTTCACCGAGATCCGGCGCGTCGTCGGCTCGCTGGGGCTCTCGAAGAATATCCGCGACCGGGCCTGCGTGTTGTTCGAGTCCGCACAGAACGCGGACCTCCTGCAGGGGCGGTCCCTGGAGGGATTCGCCGCCGCCACGGTGTACGCCACCTGTCGGACGGAGGGCGTCGCCAGAACCGTCGAGGAGCTGTGTCGGGCCGCGCGGGCCGACCCGAGCGAACTCCGGGCGGCCTACGACGCGCTCAACCGCGACCTCGGACTGCCGACGGGACCGATCGACCCCCGCGAGTACGTCCCCCGGTTCGCCACGGCGCTCGACCTCCCCGATCCGGTTCGCACTCGCGCGGAACGGCTGGTCGATGAGGCACGCGAGCGGGGGATCGTCGGCGGTCGCAACCCCGCCGGCGTCGCCGCGGCCTGTCTATATACCGCCGCCCGCGAACGGGGCGTCGAGCTAACCCAGGCAGAAGCGGCCGACGCCGCGGACGTGACGCCGGTGACGCTGCGCGGGACCTACACCGACCTACAGGAGTGAACCGCGTCGGCGAGCGCCTCGAAGGCGGCGGTCGCGGGGGCGTCGGGTGCCGTCTCGCTGACGGGGTGACCGTGGCGCTGCGCCGCGGCGAGGGGCTCGCTGTTGGGGACCGGGACGACCGGTGCGCCGAACCGATCGGCGATCGCGTGGGTCGTCGGGTCGGGTCCCGACCGGTTGAGAACCACGCGACAGAGCCCCGCGTCCAGTTCCCGCGCGAGTTCGCGGACCCGCAACGCATCTGCGAGCGCCGCGGCTCCGGGAGCGGTGACCAAAATCGCCGCGTCGGCGACGGCGAGCGGTAGCCCGACGTCGGCGCGGAGCCCCGCGGGCGAGTCGACGACCACCCAGCGGTACGCTCGGTCCAACTCGGTCAGCGCGTCGGCGAGCGCCGTCGGGTCGGCCGCCCGCGCCCCCGCGAGCGTCCGACCGCAGGGAACCGTCGTCACCGGCCCGTCCGACCGGACGGCCTCGTGGGGGGTCGCCCGCCCCGCGAGCACGTCGTGGAGGTCCGGGCCGCGACTCGCCGGGAGGTCGGCCATCGCGAGGTCGCCGTCCACGACGACGCCGCGGAGTTCGGAGGCCAGATTGTACGCGACCGTCGACTTCCCGACGCCGCCTTTGCCGCCGGTGACTGTCAGGATCATGCGAGCCGAGCCAGCGTCTCGACGGGGACGCCGGCAGCCGCGCGACGGTCCGCGAGCGTCTCGGCGCGCGCTGCCACCGCTCGGAGGCGTCTTTCATCGCGTTCCGCCGCGTTCGCGAGCGCTCTGACCTCGGCTAGCCCGCCCGCGTCCCCGACCGCAGTCGTCGCTTCCCGGAGCGTCTCGGCGGCGGCCAGCGCCTCGGCGCGGTCGACCCGACGAGTCATCTCGGCGAGCCACGAATCGACGGCGTCCGGTAGTCGAACCGACGACTCCGGTGACGGAGTCGATGCTGGAGATTGCGGCTCAGACGGCTCGTTGATAGCTCCGTCGACCGGGACGGCGTCCGCCGGCGGCGACGGGTCGCCGAGTTCGCGCACGACGTCGGCGGCGGTTTCGGTTCGGTCGTCGACCGGAACGGCGTCGGGAGCCGGCGTCGCGTCGCGGAGTTCGGCGGCGGGGTCTGCCGGCGGCGCGGGCGTCGCGTAGCCCAGCGCGTGCGATCCCGGCCCGACGACGGCCTCGAACCCCGAGTCGGTCCATCCCGCTTCCGGCATGCCCTGTCGGCGCGGCGGCCACACCGGCCCGTCGAGGCGATTCCGGACCCGAACGCGCGTCGGTTCGTCGATCTCCCACAGCCGGGCGGTGACCAGCGTCACCCCGTCGCGTCGGGTAGTCGCGCAGTCGAAGCTGACCATGCCTCGACCTGGTCCCGCGTTCCGATTTAAAGCTCAGCAACGGATAACCGGCGCGTCGAGCGCCGCGGCGGCGGCCGCCGGATGTTCGAAGCGGTCGACTTCGAGGACCACCGGCGCGTCGGTTCGTGCGACCCGGAGTATCGAGAGCGCCGCGGGCACCGGCGACGCGTCGAACGGGTCCGTCGGCGTCGAACCGGGGAGCGCGTCGAGCGCCGCGACGAACCGCCCTCGTAGCCGGTCGACGAGCACCGCTCGGGCGTCGCGCCGGCGATTGGCCAGCCGGTCGGCCACTCGTCGTCGCTCGGCGCGGCGGTCCCGGTACGAGCGTGCGACCGCTCGCCGCCGCTCCCGGCTCTGGGCTGCGGCCGTCCGCTCGGTCTCCCGTTCGCTGAGCGCGCCGGTCGCCTCCCGAACGGACCGTCGTGCATCGTCGGTGTCCGCTCCCAGCGCCTCTCGCGCGGCCAGTCGACCGCGCGCCGTCGCGGCGTCCTCCCGGAGCGCCGCGATCGCCGATTCGGCCACCGGATCGTGGGCCGGTGGTAACGACGGCTCATCGGGGTCGAGCGACGCCAACTTCTCTCGGAGCGCGGCGATCTCGCCGTCGTGTGGCGTCCCGATGCCGCGGGACCGGGCGGCGGCCGCGAGCGCCGTCCGCGTACGGAGCCCCATCTCCGGAGAGACGCGCCCGCAGTAGTCGTAGACCGGCGTCGGACCGGGAGCGGAAAGCGCGGGTAGACACCGTTCACCGCGAACCGCCGCGGCGATGGCCGCCCCGCTGACCCCCCTCGCGCGGAGATCGACGACGCGACCCTCGTACGTAGTCCCGCCGACGGTCAGTCTCACAGCTTCTCACCTCGCATCGCCGCCGGATCGGGGAAGTCCCGGCCCGACGCGAACCGCTCGTATGGCGTCGAGGGCTGATCGCGCGACTCGTAGGCGCTCGCGGCCTTGCGGACGTGTTCGGGCGCGTCCGCGGGTTCGAACGGCACGACGCGCTCTAGCTGGACGTCCAGTCCGTGTTTCTCCTGGAGTCTGAGCGCCTGGAACGCGCCGAACTCCGTCCACTCCAGCAGCGCCGCTCGACCGAACTGACGGACCACGCACCCCTCGTGTGCCCGACAGACGTTCCGCAGGTCGCGTCGAGCCCCCCGCGAGTAGGTTACGACCAGTAGCACCGAGCGTGGGGACCCGCCATAATTATATAAAATTTACCAATTCAGTCCTGCAACATCCCGCGCGTGCGAACCGTGCGTTCCCCGTCGCGGCACTCGATGCTGGCGGCGACCCCGTCGAGACGGTCGATCATGGAGTTCCGGCCTCCGTCGCCGCGTGGAAGGGTCCTTTCACCTCACTCGACGGCAACGACGGTGAACGAGCCGGGATCGTCAAGGAGCGCCTCGACTCGGTCTCGGGCGTCGGGACCGGACGAGGCGAGGACGACGACGCCGTCGGCCGGGCCGTCGCCGCTCGCTCGATACGCTTGCAGGTCTCCCTCGAAGTCCGCGGCGTAGGTCCGCAGTACGCCGCGTACCGTCGCTTCGAGGTCCGAGAGCGAGCACTCGCCGGCCTCGAAGGTCGCGAGCGCGTCCTCGACGTTCCGGAGTGCGGAGATGCGGTCCATCTACGTCGTCCTGAGGTGGTCGGTGCGGGGCTCGTACACCTCGCCTTTCTGCTTGAGCTTCTCGATCTCGTGTTCGGCCTTCGACTCGTCGATGCCGACCTCCTCGGCGCGTTCGACGACGACGTCGATGGGCGCGCCCTCGTCGTACTCGTCCTCGATGTCGGCGATGATCCCCCGGATGTTCTGGATGCGGTCGCGCTGGCTCTTCGAGGTGCCGGTCTCGACCACGTCGGCGTCGAACTCCCCGGTCTCGGGGTCCACGCCGATTTCTTTGAGACAGTAGTGAGCGATGTCGACCGCGCGGTCGGCGTCCTCTTTCTCGACGGTGTCGGCGAGTCGGATGCGCGCCGAGGCCTCCGCGAGGCGGACGAGCGCTTCGAGTTTCCGGGCGGTCACCGGCACCGGCGCGTCCTCGTCCTGTCCCTTCAACCGGAGGTCGACGTAGAAGTCCTCGATGACCGATTTCGCCTCCTCGGTCATCGTCGGGAAGCAGTTTCGCTTCGCGTAGGCGATGTACTTCCGCAGGAGGTCGGGTTCGATGGTCGGTGCGACCTCGTCCGTGACGGTGTCGACCTCTTCCTCGGAGAAGTTCGAAGTGGCGTTCTCGACCCGGTGGGTGTTCAGTTCGCCCGCGTAGTTCGTCTGAATGATGTGCTGAGCGAGGTTGCGGTCCTCCTCCTCGTCGGGCTGGTCGGTGACCGTGAAGATGAGGTCGAACCGCGAGATGAGCGCCGGCTCTAAGTCTATCTGCTCGCCGATGGGTTCGTACTGGTCGAAGCGACCGTACTTGGGGTTGGCCGCACCCAGCAGCGAACAGCGACTCTTGAGCGTGGCGTTTATTCCGGCTTTAGAGACGCTGATACGCTGTTGTTCGAGCGCCTCGTGCATGGCCGAACGGTCTTCCGACGACATCTTATCCAGCTCGTCGACAGCGGCGATGCCTTGGTCGGCCAGCACGAGCGCCCCCGCTTCGAGCGTCCACTGCTGGCCGTCGCCGAAGTCGTCTCGGACCGCTGCCGCCGTGAGCCCTGCCGAACTGGACCCTTTCCCCGAGGTGTAGACCGAGCGCGGCGCTATTTCTCTGATATATGACAACATCTGCGATTTGCCGGTTCCGGGGTCCCCTATCAGCAACATATGGAGGTCTCCACGTATCCGAGAACCGTCAGGAAGCTCCTTGGTGACCCCCGAGAAGAGCTGGAGCATCATGGCGAGTTTCTCCTTCTCGTAGCCGTAGATGGAGGGGGCGATGGCACCGACCATCTTCTCGTAGATGTCGGGTTCGTTGGAGAGTTCGACGATCTCCTTCTTGTCGGCGTCGGTGATCTCCATGTCCTCGAACTGCTCGTCCTCGATGACAATGCTGATACCGTCCATGTAGATGTCGAACATCGGGGACTTGTCCTGGTCCGACCCCTGCTGATCGAGTTTGAGGATGCCGGTGGCGCGGACGTGGTCGCCGGCGGTGACCTTCCCCGTGATGTCGTCCTCGATATTGATGTCGATCGACTGGGGTGTCTCCCCGCCGCGCAGTCCCTCCGGCGATTCCTGCACCCGTATCTTCTGGGCGTCGATGAACTCCGACTGGTCGGTGTTTAAGCGGAACGGGCCCTGTCGCTCACAGCCCTGACACTCGTGGGGTTCCTGGAAGTCGCCGGCGGCCTGCGGGATGCGGGTGAGCGTCCCACAGCGCTGGCACTCGAAGGCGGCGGTGAGGACCTTCGGGCGCACGTCCGTCGCCTTGCGGACGATGCCCTGGACGGCGATGAGGTTACCGTGGTGTTCGTGGCGGATCTCGCGGATGTCCTCGGACTCGGGGAGGTTCTGAACGCGGACGTGGGCCTGTCCGAGCGAGACGTCGACCGGGAGGTCGTAGAGGCGAAGCGCCTCCTCGGCGAACTCCTGTAACTGCTCGGGCTTGGTCCGGTAGTCGTCGGCGAGGTCCGGGTCGAACCGATAGAGGTCCTGCCAGTCGACGTAGAGCGATTTCTGATCGTTCGGATATTTCTGGGCGAGTTCACCGATCTCGTTGCGGTAGTAGTTGCGGTAGAACTCCTCGAAGCGGTCGATGAGTTCGGTGTTCTCGGCGGTCGCCATTTGAGTGCACAGAGGTAACGCCCACTCGCCTAAGAAGGTTCGCAAAGGATGGTGAAAGTGGTCGACGGCGGGAGCGAACTCGGGGGCGACAGATGGGTCGACCGCGAAACGAGGGGGTGGGGTCGGTCTATTCGAATTCTCGAAGTGAGTTACTCACCGAGGCTGCGAAGCCCCTCGTAACACGCCCCGATGGGGTGATAGCCCGGCTCGACCTCCGGGCCGTCGCCGGTCGGGTACACCTCGTTGTCGGCGTCGACGCGTTCGTACCAGTTGCCCGCCGGCGCGACCATCGTATCGAGGGCATACGTCCAGAAGCGGTCGTACCACTCCCGGTAGCGTTCGTCGCCGGTGCGTTCCGCGAGCGCGGCGGCGGCCCCAATGGCCTCTGCGACTTCCCAACTGTACTTATCGTCGACGACCGGGTCGCCGTCCTCGTCAAGCGAGTAGTAGAAGCCGCCGCGGTCGTCGTCCCAGCCGTCCAGCGCCGTCTCGAACAGCTCGGTCGCTCGCTCGCGCGGCCACTCGGCGTCGTGGTGGCGGTCGAGGACCGAGAGGAGTTTCGCCCACTCGGCGTGGTGACCGGGCTGGTACCCCCACGGTCGGAACTGGTGGGCCGGCTCGTCGCGGTTGTACGCGAAGTCCTGCGTCCAGTCGGCGTCGTAGTGCTCCCAGACGCGGCCGTCGGTCGCCGCCGCCAGGTCGACGCACAGCGACTCGGCGATGGTCGCCGCCCGGTCGAGGTAGCGGCCCTCGCCGGTGACCTCGTGGGCGACCAGCGACGCCTCGCAGGCGTGCATGTTGGCGTTCTGCCCGCGGTAGGGCTCGGCCTCGGTCCAGTCGGCGTCGTAGGCGCTCCGATAGAGACCGTGATCGGGCTCGTAGAACCGGTCGTCGAGGAGCTCCCACACCTCGTCGAGATACGTTTCGGCGTTCGGCACGCCCGCCTCGGCCGCGCGAGCGTACGCGAGGACGACGAACGCGTGGCCGTAACAGATTCGCCGCGACTCGGCGGGCGTGGTGCCCTCCAAGAGCCAGTGATAGCCGCCGCGCTCGGCGTCTCTGAACTCGCCGTGGAGGAACTCGACGCCGCGCTCGGCGGCCTCGAACCACCGCTCGTCGCCGAACAGCTCGCTCGCCAGCGCGAAGTTTCGCGTGAAACGCGCAGTCGCCACGAGGTGCTTGCTATCGGCGTCGTACACCTCGCCGGTCTCGTAGTCCAGTTGCGCGACGAAGCCGCCGTGTTCCTCGTCGATGCAGGCGGGGTAGTAGAAGTCGAGGACCGCCCGAATGCGCTCGCGGAGCCAGTCGGCGTCGGCGTAGTCGGTCATGGGTCGGCTAATCGCGGGGGGCCGGCAAGAGCGTTGTGCCGGCGGAAGAAGCGAACGCGCCGGGCCGCTCGCCGGTCACTCCTCCTCGTCTTCGGTCGGCCAGGTGACGCTCCCGAGGAAGGGGACGCCGATGCGCTGGGCCGAGCGCGCGATCATGTGCGCGCCGGTCGGCACCGTCAGGAAGAGGAAGACGATGCCGATGAGCGACGGCAGGCCGGCTCCGCCCGGCCCGAAGTGGACGAAGCCGGCGAGGAAGACGGAGGCGGTCCCGAGCGTCGTCGGCTTGCTGGTGGCGTGCATCCGGTTGTAGACGTTCGGGAGGCGGATGAGCCCGACGGTGCCGACCAGCAGGAAGAAACAGCCGACGGCGATCAGCCCAACGACGACCCACTGCCGGAGGAGCGCGACGGTTACCACGGGCGCTCACCTCCCGCCGGTGTGGAGTTCGTATCGGAGTTCGCGCGGTCGAGCGGTCGCGAACGCTCGGCGAGCGGTGCGGTCGAGGGGAGACGTTGCCGTGTCATTCTTGCTCCTCCCGTCGCTCGATGATGTCGCCCTCGGTGACGAACTTCGCGACGGTGATGGTCGAGAGGAACCCGATGATGGCCAGCACGAGGCTGACGGTGACGAACAGGCCGCGGCCGGTCTTCAGTGCGAACAGCACCGCAAGCGCCACGACGTTCGTGCCGATGGCGTCGAGCGCGACGACGCGGTCGGGGACGGTCGGCCCCTTGACGACCCGGTAGCTACAGAGGATACAGAGGGCGCTGACGAGGACGATGCCGACGTCCGCCGCCGTCGTCACGACGGTCTCCTCAGCGACCATCGCCGGCCCTCCCTTCGTCGCCGTCGTCGACGCCCGACTCCGGAGCCCCCTCGTCTTCGGCCGCCTCGTCGTCGACGCGTAACTGGTCCCCGCCCAGCAACCCGCCGGGCATCATCGGCGCGCGCTGGGGCTCGGGCGGCCCGTCCTCGGGCGTGTTCTGTATCGGCGGGGCGGGGTCGTCCGGGGAGCGCTCCTCGTCGAAGATGGCGAGGGCGTATCGCTCC encodes the following:
- a CDS encoding TIGR00725 family protein — protein: MRVSVIGGSRVSDDQYREARTVGRLLAKAGHEVVCGGLTGVMEAVCRGASDEGGHTIGILPGERRAAANDYVDTVVATGLGNARNVLVVMNGAAVIAIDGKAGTLSELGHALDLGRPVAGLGTHELDELDGIEHVDSPEAAVEHVESTV
- a CDS encoding transcription initiation factor IIB, whose translation is MSATTAGCPECDGSLRKDGCETVCSHCGLVVSEDAIDRGPEWRSFEDDDTERARTGAPLTRSRHDRGLSTEIGRSTRLKGRKRRQFARLRREHRRAQVSSKRERNQIYAFTEIRRVVGSLGLSKNIRDRACVLFESAQNADLLQGRSLEGFAAATVYATCRTEGVARTVEELCRAARADPSELRAAYDALNRDLGLPTGPIDPREYVPRFATALDLPDPVRTRAERLVDEARERGIVGGRNPAGVAAACLYTAARERGVELTQAEAADAADVTPVTLRGTYTDLQE
- a CDS encoding MinD/ParA family ATP-binding protein — protein: MILTVTGGKGGVGKSTVAYNLASELRGVVVDGDLAMADLPASRGPDLHDVLAGRATPHEAVRSDGPVTTVPCGRTLAGARAADPTALADALTELDRAYRWVVVDSPAGLRADVGLPLAVADAAILVTAPGAAALADALRVRELARELDAGLCRVVLNRSGPDPTTHAIADRFGAPVVPVPNSEPLAAAQRHGHPVSETAPDAPATAAFEALADAVHSCRSV
- a CDS encoding minichromosome maintenance protein MCM — translated: MATAENTELIDRFEEFYRNYYRNEIGELAQKYPNDQKSLYVDWQDLYRFDPDLADDYRTKPEQLQEFAEEALRLYDLPVDVSLGQAHVRVQNLPESEDIREIRHEHHGNLIAVQGIVRKATDVRPKVLTAAFECQRCGTLTRIPQAAGDFQEPHECQGCERQGPFRLNTDQSEFIDAQKIRVQESPEGLRGGETPQSIDINIEDDITGKVTAGDHVRATGILKLDQQGSDQDKSPMFDIYMDGISIVIEDEQFEDMEITDADKKEIVELSNEPDIYEKMVGAIAPSIYGYEKEKLAMMLQLFSGVTKELPDGSRIRGDLHMLLIGDPGTGKSQMLSYIREIAPRSVYTSGKGSSSAGLTAAAVRDDFGDGQQWTLEAGALVLADQGIAAVDELDKMSSEDRSAMHEALEQQRISVSKAGINATLKSRCSLLGAANPKYGRFDQYEPIGEQIDLEPALISRFDLIFTVTDQPDEEEDRNLAQHIIQTNYAGELNTHRVENATSNFSEEEVDTVTDEVAPTIEPDLLRKYIAYAKRNCFPTMTEEAKSVIEDFYVDLRLKGQDEDAPVPVTARKLEALVRLAEASARIRLADTVEKEDADRAVDIAHYCLKEIGVDPETGEFDADVVETGTSKSQRDRIQNIRGIIADIEDEYDEGAPIDVVVERAEEVGIDESKAEHEIEKLKQKGEVYEPRTDHLRTT
- a CDS encoding AGE family epimerase/isomerase is translated as MTDYADADWLRERIRAVLDFYYPACIDEEHGGFVAQLDYETGEVYDADSKHLVATARFTRNFALASELFGDERWFEAAERGVEFLHGEFRDAERGGYHWLLEGTTPAESRRICYGHAFVVLAYARAAEAGVPNAETYLDEVWELLDDRFYEPDHGLYRSAYDADWTEAEPYRGQNANMHACEASLVAHEVTGEGRYLDRAATIAESLCVDLAAATDGRVWEHYDADWTQDFAYNRDEPAHQFRPWGYQPGHHAEWAKLLSVLDRHHDAEWPRERATELFETALDGWDDDRGGFYYSLDEDGDPVVDDKYSWEVAEAIGAAAALAERTGDERYREWYDRFWTYALDTMVAPAGNWYERVDADNEVYPTGDGPEVEPGYHPIGACYEGLRSLGE
- the mnhG gene encoding monovalent cation/H(+) antiporter subunit G, whose translation is MVTVALLRQWVVVGLIAVGCFFLLVGTVGLIRLPNVYNRMHATSKPTTLGTASVFLAGFVHFGPGGAGLPSLIGIVFLFLTVPTGAHMIARSAQRIGVPFLGSVTWPTEDEEE
- a CDS encoding monovalent cation/H+ antiporter complex subunit F; the protein is MVAEETVVTTAADVGIVLVSALCILCSYRVVKGPTVPDRVVALDAIGTNVVALAVLFALKTGRGLFVTVSLVLAIIGFLSTITVAKFVTEGDIIERREEQE